The genomic interval cctGTCGGGCGATCTGGGAAGGGGAAACAGAGAGGGCTGGGGGATGCCAGGAGTGGCATCTCTGGGATggactgggctgtactgggatcatactgggagggaGTAGGAGGCTGCAGGGGCAATTGAGGACGTGTTGGGGGCaaatgggatatactgggaatggctgggatCATTCTGAGAGtgagtgggagctgctgtgagcaACTGGGAGCACGCTGGGAGCAAATGACATCATACTGGGACTGATTGTGTTGATGTAGCTGGAGGgcagctgggaccatactgggatTGATTGGATGCAACTAGGATTATACTTGGACCATACTGGGAATGGTGGTACATGACTTGGATCGTACTGGAGgttactgggatcatactgctGTTAAAAgagagcaactgggatcacactttgGGCTACTGAGAGCAATGGAGAGTGTCTGAGGTTGGAAATGCAAGATGTGGGtgggggtgtgtattctattgccatctggtagaggtggggcagttatcttctgttaactgggcagttttctttatctcttccacaaccccTCCAaggagatatcttctgttaacGGGCCATTAAGCCCCATTGACAATCCTCCCTTTCAGGGAGATATCTTCCTTTAATGGGCCATTGAGcctcactgcatgactgataaaattacatcatcccattgtgagatgccccacccagggggaggagccaagcatccCTACCTGCATATAATCAGAGATTTGGAACACCACAGTCAggcttttcccactggattcccagaggagcagcttttcttctccactggattcacCGAGGAAGACCAGACCTATCTACACCCCCACTGGACCTTTGGAGGAAAACTACACCCTTCtgcaggatcactgcttcaacagaaccacatctgtcacACCAGGAGGAcggcagccaccatttaattgGATTGCAACAAACACCCTGActaacagggtgtcaggttggattctgactctgtcagtggttttttttgtactactgcatttttattttatttttctagcaAAGATCTGTTTTTCCTATTTCCATATCTTTCCCTGAgtgccccttaatttcaaaattatagtaatttggagggagggggtttatattttcaattttaagggaagctctgccttccttagcagacacctgtcttttcaagcCAAGAGAGGCAGCGGGACCATCAAACCCAACGCGCCCAGCCcttgtttttcccccaaaccaggatttcccattcccaaacctTGGCCCCATGCAGCAAGAGGAGGCTataaggaagaggaagatggcccgggagccccaggcaggtgaggaggaagtcagtgcccctttccccctctctcctgctccacctcccagcccagcacagcccccggcTGCAGGACAACCCTGCTGCCAaagctgtcctgctggggatgcactggggggatctccttgcccttccctgtggcacggaggcaaatcccatcctctccttgtccttcctcccccagaccaggagctgaggatggagagcagggaggctgaGTCACCACAGCAGAACCTCGGGTATGAGGCtgttttgagcggctccacaGTGCAGGAATCCAACAGGGATGGAAAGCCCCGGAGATCCCGCacaaggaggggctgcaaacgtAGCCCAGAGAGGTCAGAGGAGGAAAGACCCACCCCGGGACAGGATGGCGgccagagctcagtgctggggctcCCCGAGCAGCTTtgtgatggggagaagccctacaggtgtggggaatgtgggaagtGCTTCAGCCGAAGCTCAGCCCTGATCCGCCACCAAAGGATCCACACTGGACAaaggccctatgagtgtgggcagtgtgggaagagctgcagagacaACTTTGACCTGATCAACCACCAGAGGAGCCACACGGGGGAAcggccctatgagtgtgggcaatgtgggaagagctttcaGAGAAGCTCCACTCTTCTGAAGCATCAGCGCACACACACAAAtgagaggccctatgagtgtcccaaatgtgggaagaggtttcagacaaGCTCCCATCTCCTCACACACGAGCGGGTTCACACAGATGAGAGGCCCTTCCGCTGCCCCGACTGTATGAAGGGCTTCAAATATAACCCCGACCTCGTCAagcaccggcgcatccacaccggggagaggccctacgagtgtcccgaGTGTGGGAAGAGATTCACCCAGAAGTCGAACCTGATTGTCCACAAGAGGACCCACACCGGcgagaggccctatgagtgtgggcagtgtgggaagagattcagccagagctctgaaCTGATGCttcaccagaggatccacactggggaacggccttACGAGTGTCCTGACTGTGGGAAGACCTACAGCCGGAGCGATCACCTGATGATCCACCAGAGGAGCCACACCGGGGAGcggccctatgagtgtggggagtgtgggaagaggtttcaAAGCAGCTCAGATGTCCTCGTACATCAGCGGATTCACACGGATGAGAGGCCTTTCCGCTGCCCTGACTGCGGGAAGGGCTTCAAGCACAACTCCACCCTGCTCACccaccagcgcatccacacgggggagaggccctacaaatgtccccagtgtgggaagaccTTCAGCCAGAGGTCAGCCTTGACCCAACACGAATGGAGGCACCACTATGAAAGCCCTGTGAGTGCCCCAAGTGTGCCCCAAGTGTGCACGGCTACAGTTCCCCACGTGTGCACTGCTACAGTTCCATACCCCATGGCAGTATTTGTGCTGCATGCTGCCCAGTGGGCAGAGCCCCAGTGATCTGTGGTGCTGGTAATCTGTGTTGGGAAGCCACCTGGCTGGGGGCTCCACCTCTTAATGGCTCCATGTGGtcttgattattttttcacttctctctgtcttttcaaaataccccaaaccaggataaaaataaaaa from Molothrus aeneus isolate 106 unplaced genomic scaffold, BPBGC_Maene_1.0 scaffold_30, whole genome shotgun sequence carries:
- the LOC136569923 gene encoding zinc finger protein 271-like, which translates into the protein MQQEEAIRKRKMAREPQADQELRMESREAESPQQNLGYEAVLSGSTVQESNRDGKPRRSRTRRGCKRSPERSEEERPTPGQDGGQSSVLGLPEQLCDGEKPYRCGECGKCFSRSSALIRHQRIHTGQRPYECGQCGKSCRDNFDLINHQRSHTGERPYECGQCGKSFQRSSTLLKHQRTHTNERPYECPKCGKRFQTSSHLLTHERVHTDERPFRCPDCMKGFKYNPDLVKHRRIHTGERPYECPECGKRFTQKSNLIVHKRTHTGERPYECGQCGKRFSQSSELMLHQRIHTGERPYECPDCGKTYSRSDHLMIHQRSHTGERPYECGECGKRFQSSSDVLVHQRIHTDERPFRCPDCGKGFKHNSTLLTHQRIHTGERPYKCPQCGKTFSQRSALTQHETPHTGERPYECGECGKSFFEDSVLIVHQRIHTGERPYKCDKCRKRFQISSTLVRHQWIHTDERPFLCPECGKGFNRNCTLIKHRHIHTRERPYECPECGKSFSQSSHFTTHLRVHTGEQRWECRECGKRYRHSSHLYHQQVHTTERPYTCLECGKSFSVRSTLTFQQKVHTGEQPYECCECGKKARSSLDLLKHQHTSVPRSRIPGPCPHSLSPFLALSRTPGAIPSAIAEGASRVGP